The following are encoded together in the Primulina tabacum isolate GXHZ01 chromosome 18, ASM2559414v2, whole genome shotgun sequence genome:
- the LOC142533688 gene encoding uncharacterized protein LOC142533688, with the protein MKFLHCFLLVLIIIVKFSNATRPIPRTLQEKKAVSDDDPETNSLPATGEGKQKLKEEEEKENYEFCDSCENDYDEQDSSNEDDESSESTKDKTKPKETEKCEGNSCEDEDDQDSSNEDDESSESAKDKPKPKECEGDSCKDEDDQDSSNEEDEASESTKYKSKPKTKDKSKPKETKSCEGNSCEDEDEQASSNEKDESSESTKDKPKPKECEGNSCKDEDDQDSSNEDDESFEPTKDKPKPKETKKCEGNSCEDEDELSSHPTKKKENSSESTKCTCASCDGEAAERQAAKGNSKSEGKDTDDDVDGTVNDKDGDDGGVDDDDSSPTPTKKKPESKETENGDGKPAPEKCGPTCGDDSEMASPPTAPSGRGKEANPMAPTPTSAKQVPPKNCDGPSCGDDFEMAHPPEAQSAKEKDAKSNAAPPTNRKQIPDELEDGDAARAPESDDPEMDLSPKAQPSKGNGAKSAAAPPSNGKQIPKELEDGDAVQAPQGADDPEMELPPNVPSTKEKDAKSEAPSPTNGKQIPEVLNNGNAEQESEDEDLEMELSPEVNIPNIKGKGAAVKPMAPPPMNGKQKPKELKNNNADQAAKEDDPEMELPQVPTTKGTGAKPTAPPPENGKQNAKGNAEQAPEDEDSGIALPLVPTTEGKSAKTTTRPPMKGKQKSRRGC; encoded by the coding sequence ATGAAATTTCTTCACTGTTTTCTTCtcgttttaataattattgtgAAGTTTTCTAATGCAACACGCCCGATTCCAAGGACACTGCAGGAAAAGAAAGCAGTTTCGGATGATGATCCGGAAACAAATTCACTTCCTGCAACAGGGGAAgggaaacaaaaattgaaagaagaagaagaaaaagaaaactaTGAGTTTTGTGATTCTTGCGAAAACGACTATGATGAACAAGATTCATCAAATGAGGATGATGAGTCGTCCGAGTCCACCAAAGATAAAACAAAACCCAAAGAAACCGAAAAATGTGAGGGCAATTCTTGCGAAGACGAAGATGATCAAGATTCATCAAATGAGGACGATGAATCATCCGAGTCTGCAAAAGATAAACCAAAACCCAAAGAATGTGAGGGTGATTCTTGCAAAGACGAAGATGATCAAGATTCATCAAATGAGGAGGATGAAGCGTCCGAGTctacaaaatataaatcaaaaccCAAAACAAAAGATAAATCAAAACCCAAAGAAACCAAATCATGTGAGGGAAATTCTTGCGAAGACGAAGATGAACAAGCTTCATCAAATGAGAAGGATGAATCGTCCGAGTCTACAAAAGATAAACCAAAACCCAAAGAATGTGAGGGCAATTCTTGCAAAGACGAAGATGATCAAGATTCATCAAATGAGGATGATGAATCGTTCGAGCCTACAAAAGATAAACCAAAACCCAAAGAAACCAAAAAATGTGAGGGCAATTCTTGCGAAGACGAAGATGAATTAAGCTCACATCCAAcgaagaaaaaggaaaattccAGTGAGTCCACGAAATGTACTTGCGCTTCTTGTGATGGAGAGGCTGCAGAACGACAAGCTGCAAAAGGGAACTCAAAATCAGAAGGAAAAGATACAGATGATGATGTTGATGGtactgtaaatgataaagatGGTGACGATGGTGgtgttgatgatgatgatagtTCCCCGACTCCTACAAAGAAGAAACCAGAATCCAAAGAAACCGAGAACGGCGATGGGAAACCAGCACCGGAGAAATGTGGGCCTACGTGTGGTGATGATTCTGAAATGGCTTCGCCACCAACGGCTCCATCTGGAAGAGGGAAGGAAGCTAACCCAATGGCTCCAACTCCTACTAGTGCTAAACAGGTACCACCCAAGAATTGTGATGGCCCTTCTTGCGGTGATGATTTTGAAATGGCACATCCTCCAGAGGCTCAATCTGCAAAAGAGAAGGATGCTAAATCAAACGCAGCACCACCTACAAACAGGAAACAGATACCGGATGAACTCGAGGATGGTGATGCTGCACGAGCACCCGAGAGTGATGACCCGGAAATGGACTTGTCTCCTAAGGCCCAGCCTAGTAAAGGAAATGGTGCTAAATCAGCGGCAGCACCACCTTCAAATGGGAAACAAATACCAAAAGAACTCGAGGATGGTGATGCTGTACAAGCACCTCAGGGTGCCGACGACCCTGAAATGGAATTGCCTCCAAATGTTCCGTCCACGAAAGAGAAAGATGCTAAATCAGAGGCACCATCACCTACAAATGGGAAACAGATACCAGAAGTACTCAATAATGGGAACGCGGAACAAGAATCCGAGGATGAAGACCTTGAAATGGAATTGTCCCCAGAGGTAAATATTCCGAATATTAAAGGAAAGGGCGCCGCCGTTAAACCAATGGCCCCACCTCCGATGAATGGGAAGCAGAAACCCAAAGAACTCAAGAACAACAATGCTGATCAAGCAGCCAAGGAGGACGACCCTGAAATGGAACTGCCACAGGTTCCAACTACCAAAGGGACAGGTGCTAAACCAACAGCACCACCTCCAGAAAATGGGAAACAGAATGCTAAAGGCAATGCTGAACAAGCACCTGAGGATGAAGACTCTGGAATAGCACTGCCCCTGGTTCCGACTACCGAAGGAAAGAGTGCTAAAACAACGACAAGGCCTCCAATGAAAGGGAAACAGAAAAGCCGAAGGGGATGCTGA
- the LOC142532423 gene encoding LOW QUALITY PROTEIN: protein trichome birefringence-like 2 (The sequence of the model RefSeq protein was modified relative to this genomic sequence to represent the inferred CDS: substituted 1 base at 1 genomic stop codon) encodes MNETFEENIVRSNKSLDFVNSREKDEVFVDSQVGNVSGRFRDGGLSIRESVVKKDEKNWSLDDKNLILIDSTENVKNGSFSVEENVHENILVDSNGRESKFNEPKNEALRDGKVRSYTNDGDYEGLKHKAEGMSANARSYKECDISSGRWVKDDTKPYYPPGSCPYIDKDFDCHLNGRMDNEFVKWRWQPYDCDIPMFNATDFLEGLRGKKLVFVGDSLNRNMWESLVCMLRHGGVQDKKRVYEISGRREFKKKGFYAFRFEEFNCSVDFVSSPFLVKESSFRGRNGSFETLRLDLMDETTSMYHDADVIIFNTGHWWTHEKTSRGEDYYQEGDYVHPRLKVLKVYXRAVTTWANWVDKNIDVNKTRVIFRGYSITHFRGGPWNLGGQCHNETTSIFNETYLEKYPKKMRVLESVVKGMKTPVTYLNISRITDYRKDGHPSVYRPDSRPETGNVHAQDCSHWCLPGVPDTWNELLYVSLLKSG; translated from the exons ATGAACGAAACCTTTGAAGAAAACATTGTGAGGAGTAATAAAAGTTTAGATTTTGTGAATTCTCGTGAAAAAGACGAGGTTTTTGTGGATTCCCAGGTGGGGAATGTCTCTGGGAGGTTTAGAGATGGTGGCCTTAGTATTAGAGAAAGTGTTGtgaaaaaagatgaaaaaaattgGTCTCTGGATGATAAAAATTTAATCTTGATAGACTCCACCGAGAATGTGAAGAACGGAAGTTTTTCTGTTGAAGAAAATGTACATGAGAATATTCTTGTTGATTCAAACGGACGTGAATCGAAATTTAACGAACCGAAAAACGAAGCCTTGAGAGATGGTAAGGTTCGAAGTTACACTAATGATGGAGATTACGAGGGCTTGAAGCATAAAGCAGAGGGTATGAGTGCAAATGCAAGGTCTTATAAGGAATGTGATATCTCTAGTGGTAGATGGGTGAAGGATGATACAAAGCCATATTATCCTCCTGGTTCTTGCCCGTATATTGATAAGGATTTCGATTGCCATCTCAATGGGAGGATGGATAACGAGTTCGTGAAATGGAGATGGCAGCCATATGACTGTGACATCCCTAT GTTTAACGCTACTGATTTTCTTGAGGGCTTAAGAGGGAAAAAACTAGTTTTTGTTGGAGATTCTCTAAATAGGAACATGTGGGAATCACTTGTTTGTATGCTTCGTCATGGTGGTGTACAAGATAAGAAACGAGTCTATGAGATATCCGGGAGGAGAGAATTTAAAAAGAAGGGGTTCTATGCTTTCAGATTTGAG GAATTTAACTGCTCCGTGGACTTTGTTAGTTCTCCGTTTCTTGTCAAGGAATCATCTTTCAGAGGGAGAAACGGTTCTTTTGAGACACTACGACTGGATTTAATGGATGAGACGACTTCCATGTATCATGATGCTGATGTGATAATATTCAACACAGGACACTGGTGGACTCATGAAAAGACCTCCCGTGG GGAAGATTATTACCAGGAGGGTGATTATGTTCACCCGAGACTTAAAGTTTTGAAAGTTTACTAAAGGGCAGTTACCACTTGGGCGAATTGGGTGGACAAGAATATTGATGTAAACAAAACTCGAGTTATTTTTCGAGGATACTCCATCACCCATTTCAG GGGTGGCCCATGGAACTTAGGAGGACAATGCCACAATGAAACCACATCAATATTTAATGAAACTTATTTAGAGAAGTATCCCAAAAAAATGAGAGTTCTGGAATCTGTGGTGAAGGGTATGAAAACTCCTGTTACGTATCTAAACATTAGTCGAATAACAGATTACAGAAAAGACGGCCATCCTTCGGTTTACCGACCCGATTCAAGACCAGAAACTGGTAATGTGCATGCACAAGATTGTAGCCACTGGTGCTTGCCTGGTGTACCAGATACTTGGAATGAGTTGCTTTATGTATCTCTATTGAAGAGTGGGTGA
- the LOC142533307 gene encoding high affinity nitrate transporter 2.5-like, giving the protein MEISNGEFEFNPKKFALPVDSEHKSTEFRLFSVAAPHMRAFHLSWVSFFACFVSTFAAPPLLPIIRDNLDLTATDIGNAGIAAVSGAVFARIAMGTACDLFGPRLASATLTLITAPAVYCTSIASSPVSFLLVRFFTGFSLATFVSTQFWMSSLFSSKVVGTANGVAGGWGNLGGGATQLIMPLVFDLIHNIGSTKFTAWRIAFFIPALFQTLSAYGIFFLGQDLPDGNYSELHKSGDKHKDDFSQVFYHAITNYRGWILALTYGYCFGVELTIDNIIAQYFYDRFNVNLHTAGIIAASFGLANLFSRPGGGMLSDLMAKKFGMRGRLWTLWIVQTLGGIFCILLGKVGSLGLSVAIMLIFSVFVQAACGLTFGVVPFVSRRSLGIISGMTGGGGNVGAVLTQVIFFRGSRYSTEKGLELMGVMMIFCTLVIMLIYFPQWGGMFCGPSSKGTTEEDYYTSEWTSAEREKGFHKASLKFSENSRSERGKRVDSAPTPAGTTPNTYV; this is encoded by the exons ATGGAGATCTCTAATGGTGAATTTGAATTCAACCCGAAGAAATTTGCACTTCCAGTGGATTCTGAACATAAATCCACAGAATTCAGGCTATTTTCAGTGGCAGCGCCTCACATGAGAGCGTTCCATCTTTCTTGGGTGTCTTTCTTCGCCTGTTTTGTCTCCACCTTCGCCGCGCCACCCCTGTTGCCGATCATACGCGACAACCTTGACCTCACGGCCACTGACATAGGAAACGCGGGAATTGCGGCCGTTTCAGGTGCGGTTTTTGCTCGAATTGCCATGGGAACAGCATGCGACTTATTCGGGCCACGTCTAGCCTCTGCCACTCTCACTCTTATCACTGCACCGGCAGTTTACTGTACTTCCATTGCCAGTTCTCCAGTCTCGTTCCTACTGGTTCGCTTCTTCACCGGTTTCTCTCTCGCAACTTTTGTTTCGACTCAGTTTTGGATGAGCTCTTTGTTCTCCTCAAAGGTCGTCGGTACCGCCAACGGCGTGGCCGGTGGCTGGGGAAATCTCGGCGGCGGCGCGACACAGCTCATTATGCCATTAGTATTCGATCTCATACACAATATAGGTTCAACCAAATTCACGGCTTGGCGGATCGCTTTCTTCATCCCTGCCCTGTTTCAAACTTTATCGGCATACGGTATCTTCTTTCTTGGCCAAGATTTACCAGATGGAAACTACTCTGAGCTTCACAAATCAGGAGACAAGCATAAAGACGACTTTTCGCAGGTTTTCTATCATGCAATTACGAATTACAGAGGATGGATCCTGGCACTTACTTACGGATACTGTTTCGGGGTTGAACTTACGATAGACAACATCATTGCACAGTACTTTTATGATAGATTCAATGTGAATCTTCACACAGCTGGAATAATAGCGGCGAGTTTCGGATTAGCAAATCTTTTCTCCAGGCCAGGAGGAGGGATGCTGTCGGATCTCATGGCGAAGAAATTTGGAATGCGAGGAAGGCTGTGGACTCTGTGGATTGTGCAGACATTGGGAGGAATATTCTGTATTCTTTTAGGAAAAGTGGGATCTTTGGGCTTATCAGTCGCTATAATGCTCATATTTTCCGTGTTTGTTCAAGCTGCTTGTGGGCTTACATTTGGGGTTGTTCCTTTCGTTTCAAGAAg GTCTCTAGGCATCATATCGGGAATGACCGGCGGCGGGGGAAACGTAGGAGCGGTTCTCACTCAAGTTATATTCTTTCGAGGATCACGATACTCTACCGAAAAAGGTTTAGAACTCATGGGGGTGATGATGATATTCTGCACTTTAGTGATCATGTTAATATACTTCCCTCAATGGGGTGGAATGTTCTGCGGGCCATCTTCTAAAGGCACCACGGAGGAAGATTACTACACATCTGAATGGACTTCAGCAGAAAGAGAGAAGGGCTTTCACAAGGCTAGCTTGAAATTCTCAGAAAACAGCAGAAGTGAAAGAGGCAAAAGGGTGGACTCCGCACCAACGCCTGCCGGTACAACGCCAAATACTTATGTCTGA
- the LOC142533783 gene encoding uncharacterized protein LOC142533783 yields MQGRFEEMLSPDQDSASESKISQGLQEQLRLSDDSPDFCEEERKEIIKDRDNGEDEEEEEEEEFSFMCGEGDTSPIAAEDAFFNGKIRPVFPLFNRDLYFSGDEPDSLQLESLPSKPPVKNVFVETRDSGEMTSASTRNDDILGPCCEWSNRKAVEVSPETCKKSNSTGFSKLWRFKELMGRSNSDGRDTFVFLNNGGSPPKKVDNIYTGVKVTAVKVRKGGKSKTASLSAHEVYLKSKAKEEEKRRSYLPYRPELMGFFTNANSGLSKNIHPF; encoded by the coding sequence ATGCAGGGGAGATTCGAAGAAATGCTCAGCCCAGATCAAGATTCAGCTTCAGAATCTAAAATAAGTCAAGGTTTACAGGAACAGTTGAGATTAAGCGACGATTCGCCGGATTTTTGTGAAGAAGAGAGGAAAGAAATCATAAAAGATCGTGATAATGGTGAAGAtgaagaggaggaggaggaAGAAGAATTTTCTTTTATGTGTGGAGAAGGAGATACTTCCCCTATAGCGGCGGAGGATGCTTTCTTCAACGGCAAGATCAGACCGGTCTTCCCATTATTCAACCGGGATTTGTACTTCTCCGGCGATGAACCCGATTCCTTGCAGCTCGAAAGCCTGCCATCGAAACCCCCGGTGAAGAATGTCTTCGTGGAGACGAGGGACAGCGGGGAGATGACGTCGGCCTCGACGAGGAATGACGACATCCTCGGGCCCTGTTGCGAGTGGTCGAACAGAAAGGCGGTGGAGGTATCGCCGGAGACCTGCAAGAAGAGCAACTCAACCGGGTTCTCAAAGCTGTGGCGATTCAAGGAACTAATGGGGAGGAGCAACAGCGATGGGAGGGACACGTTTGTTTTCTTAAACAACGGCGGCTCTCCGCCGAAAAAGGTAGACAATATCTACACCGGCGTTAAGGTTACGGCGGTGAAGGTGAGGAAGGGCGGCAAGAGCAAAACTGCGTCGTTGTCGGCTCATGAAGTGTATTTGAAGAGCAAGGCCAAAGAGGAAGAGAAGCGGCGGTCGTATTTACCATATCGGCCGGAGTTAATGGGCTTTTTCACAAATGCTAATAGTGGGCTCAGTAAAAATATACATCCCTTctaa